One part of the Diadema setosum chromosome 22, eeDiaSeto1, whole genome shotgun sequence genome encodes these proteins:
- the LOC140245334 gene encoding uncharacterized protein, which yields MTNDSFQSDSNRLAIIFTADATKKKAGFIFYLKALPKSNMTETPSPSCSPQTETNKNISTSTSHPRVSDMQAMRAHPVRHTTSLRIVIVGVVAAVLAIFAAFNVLAIVCGTRKYRRKQPQASSNSYLSDNFSSEDSDFSTSFSSGSMILHDSSEDLSDSRSQGQSTPSERRMATGSEHSIMSSQTRSPFVMNQPQGSLPSGSSENLLTGSQVQTQYPEVNDSLTLGGYSDDDIGVANEPAVTRKVRHSYFPGFDCSSMSPHGPGTMVCPLHTKNCDSDITASQTSPMTDDNSVQDEGHRRDPDIDSYVALRCGDRKAGVEEICPVYSMPNKETKKDFGNTPSSRNVYLDMQSEKNDTLSQKAMDHGRAMEALNPCYRVPCEPRRLSPDSMAQSRHLPDLIGSVQSLIEATPARKQTNVTRFTHSAFSPFGQPPLGENKKRSKITHTYFRGVGFNQLRAISTPSVPAECIYDEAKSDFKLSVEDYFEALGDVQDLQTAEISPAVIQTSGEYVTPSSSLESLPSNGNPNGRKIHHIYFGKGKFTNQCHEGVPTITHESFYDDATSHHLREQTPSPNSIEPSAPPMDTPADFEAPEHLPAIKLRNKSPMSSSPATNSSINPNYVNGKNDESTVHHIYFGGVANRHSPSEEDSNFDDTTFPDSPSYRQGKTAAIVQKFETLRSTRR from the exons ATGACGAATGATTCTTTCCAGTCTGACTCAAATCGCCTCGCTATCATATTCACCGCAGACGCTACCAAGAAAAAAGCTGGATTTATTTTTTACTTGAAAGCTTTACCGAAGAGTAATATGACTGAAACACCAAGCCCTTCGTGCTCTCCTCAGACTGAGactaacaaaaatataa GTACTTCTACCAGCCATCCACGTGTATCGGATATGCAAGCTATGCGAGCCCATCCAGTCCGGCACACCACTTCGCTCCGCATCGTCATCGTAGGGGTGGTAGCCGCAGTTTTAGCTATCTTCGCCGCTTTTAACGTCTTGGCGATTGTTTGTGGTACAAGGAAATATCGACGCAAGCAACCACAAGCATCCAGCAATTCTTACCTCAGTGACAACTTTTCTTCCGAAGATTCCGACTTTTCC ACAAGTTTTTCCAGCGGATCTATGATTCTCCATGATTCAAGCGAAGACCTGTCTGACTCTCGCTCTCAGGGGCAATCCACTCCTTCAGAAAGAAGGATGGCCACAGGGTCAGAACATTCGATTATGTCGTCACAGACAAGGAGTCCGTTCGTGATGAATCAACCGCAGGGTTCCCTTCCCTCTGGAAGTTCCGAGAATCTATTGACAGGATCGCAAGTTCAGACTCAATATCCAGAAGTAAACGATTCCTTGACATTAGGAGGATACTCTGATGACGACATCGGCGTAGCTAATGAACCAGCAGTGACGAGAAAAGTACGGCATTCCTATTTCCCGGGTTTCGATTGTTCCTCGATGAGCCCTCATGGACCAGGTACAATGGTGTGTCCATTGCACACGAAAAATTGTGACAGCGATATTACGGCAAGTCAGACAAGCCCAATGACCGATGATAACTCTGTGCAGGATGAGGGCCATCGAAGGGATCCTGATATCGACTCCTATGTTGCTCTCCGCTGCGGTGACCGAAAAGCAGGAGTCGAGGAAATATGTCCCGTTTATTCTATGCCCAAcaaagagacaaagaaagaTTTCGGGAATACACCATCGTCAAGAAATGTGTATTTGGATATGCAGTCCGAAAAGAATGATACGCTCTCTCAAAAAGCCATGGACCACGGAAGAGCCATGGAAGCCTTGAATCCATGCTACAGAGTGCCATGTGAACCCAGAAGATTATCCCCTGATAGCATGGCACAGTCCCGCCATCTTCCCGACCTGATAGGGTCTGTTCAATCTTTGATCGAGGCAACACCAGCAAGAAAGCAGACGAATGTAACACGCTTTACTCATTCAGCTTTTTCTCCCTTCGGACAACCTCCTCTGGGGGAGAACAAGAAAAGGTCTAAAATCACCCATACCTACTTCCGGGGAGTTGGTTTCAACCAGCTCAGGGCAATCTCCACTCCTTCGGTTCCCGCAGAGTGCATTTATGatgaagcaaaatcagatttcaaACTTTCAGTTGAAGATTATTTTGAAGCTCTTGGAGACGTTCAAGACTTACAAACAGCAGAAATATCCCCGGCAGTTATTCAGACTTCTGGAGAGTACGTAACTCCGTCTTCCTCGCTTGAATCGTTGCCTAGCAATGGGAATCCGAATGGGCGTAAAATACATCACATCTACTTTGGTAAAGGGAAGTTTACGAATCAGTGTCACGAAGGGGTTCCTACCATTACCCACGAATCTTTTTACGACGACGCAACGTCGCACCATCTCAGAGAGCAAACACCATCTCCTAACTCCATCGAACCATCGGCGCCCCCAATGGACACTCCGGCAGACTTTGAGGCACCCGAGCATCTGCCTGCAATCAAACTTAGGAATAAGTCGCCTATGAGCTCATCACCGGCCACAAATTCTTCTATCAATCCAAACTATGTTAACGGAAAGAATGATGAGTCTACGGTACATCACATTTACTTTGGTGGAGTTGCAAATAGGCATTCTCCATCGGAAGAAGACTCAAATTTCGACGACACGACGTTTCCAGATTCACCGTCGTACCGACAGGGGAAAACAGCCGCAATTGTTCAAAAGTTTGAAACACTTAGATCTACAAGGAGATAG